GTTGTCCTCCTCGACCGGCGGCGGGTTGTCCGTGGACTCGTACCGGAACGCACCGTCGGGGCCCTGGGTGCCGAAGGACTTGGCGAAGCTCTGCAGCGCCGAGCCGAAGTCCGCGGGCAGCACCCACACCTTGTTGGCAGTGCCCTCGGCCATCTTGGGCAGGGTGTTGAGGTACTGGTAGGCCAGCAATTCCGGCGTGGGCTTGCTGGCCCGGATCGCCGCGAAGGTCTTCTCGATCGACTTGGCCTCACCCTGTGCCCGCAGGTAGGCGGCCGCCCGGTCACCCTCGGCGCGCAGGATCGCCGACTGTCGCTCACCCTCCGCGCCCAGGATCGCGGCCTGCTTGGCGCCTTCGGCGGCCAGGATCCGGCTCTGCTTGTCACCCTCGGCCGACTTGATCGCCGACTCCCGATGTCCTTCTGCCGCAAGGATGGTCGCGCGCTTCTCGCGGTCGGCCTTCATCTGCTTCTCCATCGACTCCTGGATGGAGGGCGGCGGGAAGATCGACTTCAACTCGACCCGGGCCACGCGCAGACCCCAGCGGCCGGTGGCCTCGTCGAGGACGCCACGCAACTGGCTGTTGATCCGCTCGCGGGAGGTCAACGTCTCCTCCAGCGTCATGCCGCCGACGACGTTGCGCAGCGTGGTGGTGGTCAACTGCTCGACACCGACGATGTAGTCGTTGATCTCGTAGACCGCGGCGCGGGGGTCAGTGACCTGGAAGTAGACGACCGTGTCGATCTGGACGGTCAGGTTGTCCTCGGTGATCACCGGCTGCGGCGGGAAGGAGACCACGCGCTCACGCAGGTCGACCTTGGCCCGGATCCGGTCGATGAACGGGATCAGGAAGGTCAGCTGCCCCGACACCGTCTTGGTGTAGCGGCCCAGCCGCTCGATCACGGCGGCCTCGGCCTGTGGCACCAGCGCCACGGATTTCGCGACGATGATGATCGCAAACAGCACGATCACGATCGCGACGATCAATGCAGCCATCTCAATCCACTCCTACTTCATTCCCCGATGGACCGGCCGCTAGTCGCGGCCGGCTGACGACGGCGGTGGCGCCGTCGATGCGTTCGACGATCACCTGCTCACCGCTAGTGAACGAATCGTCCGGATCGGCCGGTTCCGCGGACCAGACGTCGCCGTCGATGCGGATCTGGCCACCGGTGTTGCCGAAGGCGCCCAGGGTGGTGGCCGTGCGGCCGATCAGGGCATCGATGCCGGTGGGCACGATCGGGCCGTCGGTCATTTTGCGCTTGAGCACCGGGCGGACCCCCACGACCAACAACACGCTGATCAACGCGAAGACGAGCGCGGCCAGCCAGACCGGTGCGCCGAACACTGCCGCGACCGCAGCAGCGAGCGCGCCGCCACCGAGCATGAGCAGGAACAGATCGCCGCTCAGGGTTTCGCCCGCGATGAGCAGGAGACCCACCACCAGCCAGATCACCGCCGCCATGTTGTGAGTCTTTCACGCGCACGGTTACCTGCGGGTGGGGGTACTGGAGGCAGGATTTCGCCGCAGGCGCAGGAGGCTGCGATAATGGCGGGCAGTCCCGCGACACGGAAGGAAAACATCCATGGCGGCCATGAAGCCCCGCACCGGAGACGGACCCCTCGAGGTGACCAAGGAGGGTCGGAGCATCCTGCTGCGCATGCCGTTGGAAGGCGGTGGCCGGCTGGTCGTGGAGATGAACGCCGAGGAAGCTCAGGCGCTCGGCGACGCGATCAAGGGATGCCTCGGCTGAGGTCCCGCACTCTTTGACGACGAACGCCCCGGTCCCTTAAGGACCGGGGCGTTCGTCGTACGTGCAGGGTCAGGCGCGCTTAACGCAGACCAGCAGACCGTCGCCCACCGGCAGCAGCGCGGTCGCCAGGTCTTCGCGTTCCCGTAACTGCTTGCTCAGGTCGCGCAGCAGCACGGTCGTGTCGTCCCGCGCTGCGGGGTCGGCGACCTTGTCATGCCACAACATGTTGTCGATGGCCACCACGCCACCGGGACGGACGATCCGAAGGGCATGCTCGACGTACGCCGGGTATTGGCTTTTGGCGCCATCCACCAGCACCAGGTCGTAGGCCCCGTCCGCCAACCGCGGCAGCACGTCCAACGCGTTGCCGGTGATGGTGCGGGTCCGCGCGGGTGCGATACCGGCAGCCGCGTACGCCTGTTTCGCGGCGCGCTGGTGCTCGGCCTTGATGTCGATCGTGGTCAGGATGCCGTCGTCGGGCATCCCGGACAGCAACCACAGCCCGGACACGCCAGCGCCCGTTCCGATCTCGACAACGGTGCGCGCGGCGTTGGCAGCCGCCAGCACCTGCAAGGTGGCACCGGTGCCCGCACCGATCGGGGTGGCCCCCAACTGCTCACCGCGCTCGCGGGCCGCCGTGACCACCTCAGGCTCAGGGACGAAGTCCTCGGCGTAACTCTGACTGGCCGGCTTCAGGGTGTTCATCACCCCATCCTCACACCCAGGGTCGGCATCCGAAGAAAATAGCCGGAACAAAGCCCCGCGGCCTACCGTTGTCAGTGTTATGACGGAAGTCTCGCAAAACGCCACCACGACGCTCGGGTCCCCGCCCGACGGCGGCGCACCGTGGACCCCGCCCACCTGGGAAGAGATCGTCCGGGAGCACTCGGCCCGCGTCTACCGGTTGTCCTACCGGCTGACCGGCAACGTGCACGACGCCGAGGATCTCACCCACGATGTCTTCGTGCGGGTCTTCCGGTCCCTGCACTCCTATCAGCCGGGCACGTTCGAGGGCTGGCTGCACCGCATCACCACCAACGTGTTCCTTGACAAGATGCGCCGCAAGCAGCGGATCCGCTTCGACGCCTTGTCTGATGAGGCCGCGGCCCGGCTGCCCGCCCGATCCGCTGACCCGCAGCAGGTCCTGACCGATGCCGCGTTCGATGACGACATCCAGCGCGCGCTCGATGCCCTGCCGCCGGACTTCCGCGCCGCGGTGGTCCTGTGCGATATCGAGGGCCTGTCCTATGAAGAGATCGCCGCGACGTTGGATGTGAAGCTCGGCACCGTCCGCTCACGGATCCACCGTGGCCGGGCGCAGTTGCGCGAGGCGCTGGCGCACCGTGCCCCGGCGCCGCGGCCGGTGGTGCAGGCGCCCGCACGCTCCCGGGCGGGTATCGGTGGTGTGCTTCCGGGGACCCGCTGATGGCGCGGCACCCGCAGGATCTCGCTGATTACGTCGACGGGCTGTTGACCGCGGATCAGGAAC
The window above is part of the Branchiibius hedensis genome. Proteins encoded here:
- a CDS encoding SPFH domain-containing protein; the protein is MAALIVAIVIVLFAIIIVAKSVALVPQAEAAVIERLGRYTKTVSGQLTFLIPFIDRIRAKVDLRERVVSFPPQPVITEDNLTVQIDTVVYFQVTDPRAAVYEINDYIVGVEQLTTTTLRNVVGGMTLEETLTSRERINSQLRGVLDEATGRWGLRVARVELKSIFPPPSIQESMEKQMKADREKRATILAAEGHRESAIKSAEGDKQSRILAAEGAKQAAILGAEGERQSAILRAEGDRAAAYLRAQGEAKSIEKTFAAIRASKPTPELLAYQYLNTLPKMAEGTANKVWVLPADFGSALQSFAKSFGTQGPDGAFRYESTDNPPPVEEDNVADWFKTQRDPAVAKAVADAEAVARTSIDPNPARPSTSSEDSAPAAAPAPATSVPDAPAPAQIEAAEPPQYQLPQQPPAQEQPYQAPPQQPYQPPQQG
- a CDS encoding NfeD family protein, with the translated sequence MAAVIWLVVGLLLIAGETLSGDLFLLMLGGGALAAAVAAVFGAPVWLAALVFALISVLLVVGVRPVLKRKMTDGPIVPTGIDALIGRTATTLGAFGNTGGQIRIDGDVWSAEPADPDDSFTSGEQVIVERIDGATAVVSRPRLAAGPSGNEVGVD
- a CDS encoding DUF3117 domain-containing protein; its protein translation is MAAMKPRTGDGPLEVTKEGRSILLRMPLEGGGRLVVEMNAEEAQALGDAIKGCLG
- a CDS encoding O-methyltransferase, with product MNTLKPASQSYAEDFVPEPEVVTAARERGEQLGATPIGAGTGATLQVLAAANAARTVVEIGTGAGVSGLWLLSGMPDDGILTTIDIKAEHQRAAKQAYAAAGIAPARTRTITGNALDVLPRLADGAYDLVLVDGAKSQYPAYVEHALRIVRPGGVVAIDNMLWHDKVADPAARDDTTVLLRDLSKQLREREDLATALLPVGDGLLVCVKRA
- the sigE gene encoding RNA polymerase sigma factor SigE; translation: MTEVSQNATTTLGSPPDGGAPWTPPTWEEIVREHSARVYRLSYRLTGNVHDAEDLTHDVFVRVFRSLHSYQPGTFEGWLHRITTNVFLDKMRRKQRIRFDALSDEAAARLPARSADPQQVLTDAAFDDDIQRALDALPPDFRAAVVLCDIEGLSYEEIAATLDVKLGTVRSRIHRGRAQLREALAHRAPAPRPVVQAPARSRAGIGGVLPGTR